The genomic region ATCAGCATAATGcctaccacacacacacacagattctGATCAAATCCTGAATTCACACTAACACCCAATAAAATGGAATTTGTCCCTGATTTAGGTAGTTATGCTTTTGTACACTATCAAAGTTTGtaattttcttaaacaaaaaacaaaaacaccgaAGAAGATAAGTCACTTCTTATTTCTTTGCTAACAAAAATATACCGTAACTACTTAACATTTTACAAATATATCCCTAATTTAAGTAATTTACCAGAGATCAAATACATTTGTGAAATCTCTTGTGCAGCTGAATAAGCCTATCTCATCTCTCCTAAGTCAACTCATCTGTCTCAGTTATAATTACTGTATTAAATTCAGAGACAGCTGTCTAACACTTAAACTACCTATAAAAATTTATGAGGATCACATATTATTCATGCTTGCAAAATAAGGGCATAAATTTATTCTTGAAATCATAGTAATTTAGTGTCATTCTGAGATGCTGTACCAAATACAGTATGATAATTTCTCCCAGGTTCTACAGGACTTGAAGCATGCTGCTATAAACTCAAATTAGCCATGTACATCTGTATTAATATCCATTATGTCTTCCCTGTTCACTTTGAAGACAAATTTTGACCACAGACTCTAAAACTGTTAGGAATCTGCCAGGTAAGGGACAATGTCTGACATCTTTTGAGTCTTGTTTGATCAGGTCTAATACAGTTTTTCTACCTCTGTCTTTCCATTCAATTTTTCCATAACCAACTACTTCCCCCTCCAcacatatcctttttttcctttctttttttcctttttttcccctttttttctttaaaaaaaatttttaaacattGAGAGTCAGTTCATAACCAAAGCAACCAGTAAGTAATCCAGTAATCATCACCAGGCTTAGTAACCTCTGGTCAGAGGACTAATTTGCTGAAAGGAAAGCCtctttcttccagctttctttCTAGAGATCAAAACAGCACACAATCggaaggctgaggggtgccctcattGCAGTCCCCACCTTCCTCatggggggcagtggagggggaggtgctgatctcccctctctggtgaccagagacaggacacgaggaaatggaatgaagctgcgtcaggggaagttcaggttggacattaggaaaaggttcttcactgagagggtggtcggtcactggaacaggctccccagggaagtggtcgcgGCACCAAACCTGTCAGAGTTGGAGGAGCGTCTGGATGaggctcttagtcatatggtttagttttaggtggtcctgcgaggagcagggagttggacttaatgatcctgatgggtcccttccaactggagatattctgtgattctgtgaacatATACAGTTCACTTGAACCCAACAAAATTTCTCTCTCAGCTACTTTTTCCAAGAATTAGTATGAGTTCATTATCACCCCACTTAGGTGCTATAGTTCAAGAAAATTTGTACAACCTGCACAACTTAAAAGTTCTTGAAGCTGctaataatgataaaagtataTCAATCATTgctgtgcaaagctgctttctctaGACAGttctatatttttaattaaagctaaAAACATTTTCCTAGTTTGGATAATACTAAATATAGAGAGGAACAACACACTTGTGTTTAAGTattgtttatttcagaaataaaagatgtcACAGAACTTCTAAAGCATTATGTgtggatatatacacacacacacacttctaaAGATTATGTATATCCAAGACAGTTGTTCTAGTATGTTCAAATTTTTCAGGTATTCAGAGATGCCAGGCTAGCCCAGTTTCACAGTTACATATATCAGGACAGTTAGTAAGTGTTGATGGAATACCACAGGACAAAAATAATTCCAAAGTGTATAGTTACAACCAGTCTGTTTTCTAGCAGCATACGCATTTACGCACACAGATCTGAGAAGGACAGAAAGAGTATGTGGTTTggaaggaaagaagcagcagaatctACTGTAGCAATCTACTTTACATTCACaccatatatacatacatgcacatatacacagatatatttatatataagccCAAAATCACAGGAGAACAGTTGTGGCAATGCCATATTCTTGGCTCTGCAGGACAAAATTGTAAGAACCTTCCTTCTTCCATCAACTGCAACTGTTTACACACTGCAGCTCTTTTCCTGTTGTGCTTCCACCAATTTAGGAACAGAGCCTGCCTCTAAACAGCCAACACCTTACGCCTTCCCTTACTAGTAACAGTAGCCTTAAAAACAGGTAGTGCTAGGCACCGAAAGATCACAAATCCCACACGAATCCCCTCACCCGAGATCATTTACCATACTGTAACTATTCCCTAAAGTAACTTTATGGAGTGAAACGGGTTTTTTGCTTCAACATAATTTATGTTAGGTGTCACCCAGAAAGAGTGTTTCTTCTTTAACATGgaaaattttcaggaaaatacttGATGCAACTTCATCTTTGTGTGAAGCTctaataatttgaattttaagaTTTCCCAGCGCTGAAAAGAATGGTGAGAGGTAGCAAACCCCAAGCCAGGCCATTCTCTTTCAAATATCTGGCAGGGATTTCATCTAAACAGGTTCTAagcaaaaacaaaatataagGCAAACTGAGGTCACTGTTTTCTCAAATAATCAGACACCTAGTCTTTCACCAGTCTTCAGACCAAAGCACTTTGCAAGATGTGGGGAGAAGACTAGCACAGTAGCTCCACAAACTACAAAATGCAGCTCAGGGTTTTAGTGCTGGAGGGAATACAGCTTGAGGAAGGGGTGGACATGGGGCTGTTcagaggccactccagccaggaGCGAGGCAGAGCCCAGGGGGAGGTGAGGGCTTGCCCACTGCAGTGAGGAGGCAGCACCCCACCCTGGCtcagcccagcagctcctccaggctcTGCAGTCTCTCAGGTGTTTGCCCAGAAGTCCTGCCACCCCCGTTCCTTGCAAACCAGCTCCCAACAGGGGGTATGTAGGGTATTAGACAAGAAAAACGCTTGAAAGCCACTGGAGATGTCTTCTACTCCCTCACACATTTCATGGCAAAATCAGGTTGGGAAGGAAAcgagtaaataaataaacccacTAAAAATCTTCCAGGTCCTCTTTTCCTCAGAGAAGTGGACATCACCCCCTTCTTTTAACAGTTGTAGCAGCTTCTATTTTACCACCTTGGTATTAACAGAAACACACCTCTTCCATCTCAGACACTGATGAGAAAGGTCAAAACCAGATTTCACTGTATATTTAAAGAAAGAGTGGATAACAATTTCTGGAAAAAGGTCGTCGCACATACATCTAACTTTCAAAACAGATACAGCTAAAAGTAAGCTGCAGCAGTGCCTGAAgcacaggaataaaaaaagataacCACTTCCTTTATCAAATGAGTCAGCACAcaaccattttggggttttgttttggtttggttttttttaattttttttaaaaaagagacacCTTGAAAGCTGGATGACGTCTCCTTCACTATTAAGGGCTGACCCACCTGCCCGCCTGACTAGTTATGAAGAAAGCAactaagaaagcaaaacaaaatcatagCTGGGTATTGAAACAGAGAGGGGCAAGACCAAGCAAGCAAAGGATCTGAAGAAGGCAACTTATCAATGCACAGCCATTCTTCAGTCCCAAAACTGACAACATGGAAAGTGGTGTGTTTCACTTAAAACATGAAGCACCATCTCCTCTACTGTCAGGTATGATATGGTTAACTACCGTAATACTTTTGGAATTGTTAACACAGCTGTTCCTTAGATGAAAAATTGTATCTGGCTATGGACTATGCAGGAATAAATGACAATACGTATCCAACCAAAATGTTAAGAGGTTTCTTCTAGAAATCAAACCATTTCTGGAAGCAAACACAATTTTGCCTTTTAGGTTTTACTTTCTTGTTGTATTTGATCTGTTTGGCAACTCTTTCATAAGACATAACACAGGCAACAGCAAAAACATGTGTGTCTGTAAGTAGACAGCTTTTCACTACCTAAACTACCCCAGTAAATGGcgcttttttctggttttggggggtttttttaagtactttgGTGGGACACAGGCACTAACAGAATGAATGCTATATGActtgaaaaggggaaaatgttgtgagtcaattattcttttaaaatattcaagcTAACAAAATCCAGAATATTGTGTGAGCGCATGACACGTTACTCCAGTGGACACAGAGGTACTAGCTTTTTCCAGGCAGgtaaagagatggagaaagctaGAGAAGCAATATagtgaaatacagcatttttgtAATTACACAACATAAAATGTTTGATGATTTACTGTGGGGTAGTAGCaagattttgttaaaaataaaaggaaaacttaCTGTTTTCCCCTTGTAACGTGGAAGCTATTTAGCACTTCTGAAGTTCATGAAGCGCACTGTTTAAAGTTGGACAAAAAACTGGAACAAAAGTCTCATTCCTCTAACCAAAGGTATGCGGTTTCAAGATGATTTAACATGTACTTTTACAGTTGTACCTCTACATGTTAAGTAATCCAATACTAAAATGTAAGTAAAAAACCTCCAATAAAGATGCATTTATTGATAAAAACTATGGTTTTGGTCTTAAAAAAACCTCGCTGCCTTTCAGCATTCGTTTCGGTTCGCTTATGGACAAGACCTATTTCGCAGCGAGGCTGGAGAGCATCGTTCGATGGGGGCAACACAGGGACATGCCAAGGACTCCCCCTGTAGACCGTGACACAGATCTGCAGAAGCCATAACTGCCTGTTACGAAAGAGCTTTAAAGTCCAcataaaaataacactgaagtcCCAGCCTTCGGGGCGCACAAGCCTTGCCCAGCAGGCCCGGCTGCCGGTTCGCTGCCTGTCCGCTCCGCCTGAGGCAGTGCTGGGGAGACCTGAGGTGCCCTGGCCCTCCTGCTGCCGTGGCCTGGAAGGTCAGACGAGGCCAACTAAGCCTCACCACCCCTGCGGTGGTGGCAGGCCCAGCCGGCAGGAGGCGGGAGGGGAGCCGCGGCGCCGGCACGCAGCTGTCCCCGCTCCCCCCGAGCCTGCCCCACGCAGCCCCACCGGCAGCCGGCCGtcccccgtcccgccccggcggggcaggcGCCGCGCACCTCGGCGCCGCTGCGCCTGCGCGCCTCTCACCGCCCCAACGGCAGGGGCCGCGGGCAGGCCCGCCCGAGCCGCcgccccgagccgccgccgcgTCGCGCCTGGCGGGGCGCGGTGACgggcgatggcggcggcggggtgtgccgaggcggggggtGCGGTGTTCGCGCTGCGGCCGCGGCTGGCGGCGCTGGGCCGGAGGCTGGCGGcgccggggggagcgggcggcgaCGGTGAGAGGCCGCAGGAGGGAGGGGACGCGGCTGGGCCCTGCCCGGCGTTCCCGCGGGCCCGCTCCGCCCTCTGCTGCCGTCGCGCTGTGCGGCATCCCGCAGCGctgcgggggcgggccggggggcgcggACCCCCGGCTCCGGGGCAGCGGCTGAGGGGTCCGCTTCTCCCTCCTGCGAAAAGAGGCTCGCCCTGGGAGCAGTGCGGCTGCTGCCGGCCCAGGCCTCCGTCTGGAGACTTTCCTGCGGAGCAGGGCGGCTGAGGCCTAGAACGTGTACCTGTGCATTAGCAAGTTGTGCTTTTGGTATATGGCTTCTTTGCAAATGGAGTGTATGGAATTGGTTTTGAAACATCAGACCGTAACCATGAATGCCCATAATTTAGTCGTGAAAGGTGTAGTCTAATGGGACAGCAGGCCTGTTTAAATGCTGTATTATTCAGCTGCTCTTGTAGATACCGCAAGGATGGATAAAACCATATGAAGTGAAAAGGGAGAGTAAGCAAGGCTCCTGCTGAGTGCGCTTCAGTGCTAAGGAAGCATTATATTCTTCCTTCAGATACCTTCTTAGCAAAGGGCTCTGCTACTCTGGACAAATTGAAGGACCTCTGTAACGAAGGGAAAGAACATCCTTCCGCGCTTTTGCAGCTCTATACGCAGGTAGTGTATTTAAAGCATTAAGAACTCCCTTTCAAGAAAATGTACTGTGTAGGGTATGGGAGAGGGTTGGGTGTAGGAAAGAGGGTATAGCAGAAAGGGATCTCTGTTATTTGGTGTGTGCGGTGAACATCCATGAAGTCCGGGGCTGCTTTTGTCGGGATTGGAAGATAACTTAGAGTCGATAATTGTGCTGGTACTGTAAGGACAGGAAGGGTTTTGTTAACTTGCAGCTTTTGTAAACTAAATGTTAAAAATTTACCTTAAAATTGTAATGTTTTATAAACTGTAACAAGTTTGTATGCTACTGCACACCACCATTTGATTATTTTGCTAGTAGCATTTTTACATTGTGTATCTTCTTGTTTTCACAGGCTGTCTTAGACATTACATATTTTGAGGAAAACCAGCTTGTGGATGAAGATTTCCCAGAAGAATCTTCCTTGCAAAAAGTTAAAGAACTTACTTGTATTCTTTCAGAACCAGAAGACCTAGTGAGGGAATGCAATGTAAATGAAGAAGTGAGTACTAATGTTATTTAGCCAGAGAATTAATTATTtcgttatttaaaaataaaaaatctgaaacaGGGTAGTGGTATTTGTATTTTTGATGGGCAGAATTTAAGATCTTTTGAAAAATTTTCAAGTCTTAATTGTATTTAAATAGtgattcctgaaaatatttttttcaagtgactTGTTGCATGCTCAGAATTTTTCTTGCTGACATTTTGTGATTTCATGTGCTTTTGGCAGTTTAAATCCAACATACTAGGCTTGTGTCTGTGACCGTTGCTGTTAAGTACAGCCTCTAAAGTTAGAGACTTAATATAAGACTGTTTGCATGTGTGAGTGTGTATATGGGTAGTTCAGATGGTTTACTTTTGGGTTAGTTCAGTTTGTTGGATTTTATTTCAGCCCATCAACATCCTTGGTGCAGAGTTGTTAGAATGTCTTTACTGGAGAAAAGGAGCCCTGCTTTACATGTATTGTCATACAGCAAAAGAAAGGAGTGAATGGCTACAAGAAAACATTGCCATATTTAAAAAGGTACAGGAGATTAAAAAGTTCTATGAGCATGTGAATActcttcacttttaaaatacagcttccccccccccccccttttaaatgAGGTTTTGGGAAATTCGTAGTGAGAAGTGTTTCTGGCTATTGTTAAATTAATCAGAACTTatctaaaaggtttttttttccctcattttttaaCTGTACTCAGTGTCTTAATGATGGAGTTCATTACTTGATGAAGATGCTTAGCTTTAGATGCCCTCTTCAGCTAAATGAAGATGTCTCACTTCAAGATAAAGACACAGCTAGATTACTCagtgaaggtaaaaaaaaaaaacccaaaacctccaaaaaacccacaacctgcTCCTCTTAATAACTGCTCCACTTTATGAAATGCTTTATTGCGTATTTTTGTTTGACTTCATTTGTATTCAAAAACTCactttttagaacaaaaaaacccGCAGATGAGACAGATAACCAGGCAGAagtgctctcccctcccccccttcttcttGACTCATGGATTTTAGGAGGTGGCAGtgctcattttctgtttctgagtgCACTGGAGGAAAGTGAACTGAGGCAATGGGTGTTTTACGCACAGCATGTGTGTTTTACAACCATCCAGTTGTCAACTGACGAATGTTGGAAGCACAAATACGACTGCAGAGGGTGCTAGATGTTCCCATGTTGGTCCTCCTGTTTAGGAGAACACAGATATGAACACAGAATTACTGACCAGGTAGAAAGTACATGCCAAATTGGTTAGATTTGGCAAACTTTTATTCTCTCTGTCTCCACTTTATGTATCTTTACATAAAGTAAGTTGCATTACTGTAGTACTTTACATGAGGATCTGAGGCTGCATCAGTGTGATGCAGGTAGGGTGATGCAGCAGGAGGTGATTTGTAAGGTTAAACAGCTGGTGATGAGGACATGATGTCCACGTTGTACACACTCAAAACTAGCTCTACTCTGGCTACGGGGGGATGGAGCACCTTCTTACTTAATTTCATCTGAAAGTGGCATTGCTCCAATTCAGCTCCACAATGCAAAGCCAAGTTCAGTAACTGATTTGTAGATTTAtttagcagggtttttttttttttcagtgatcacAGGCATGTATGTGGCTTTCTATTCAAATACTAAAGCTGCTGCTGGTTAACCTGAGTTAACATGATGCTCAAACAGCATCTTCTTTTAGGCTTAAATTGTGGGAGGCACAGAAGTATTCTAACATAAGTACGCATAATCATGCCTGCGCTTAACGGATTATAAAGCAATACTGAAATTCTCCAAGATAAATAGGCAAACACAATTATCAGAATAGTATTTATATGGCAATCTTAAAAGATTTTAGCATTAGGGAGGGGCAAAATGGATAGAGTAATGAGCAAGGCCTTGATCCATGTTCTCTTCTGGGCAGTGTCAGCCATCTCGTGGTTAAAACTTGGGGTTTTGGTGTACCTCTTTAAGGCTTATACTGccattttggaatttttttccagtgttacttaaaaaaaaaaaaaatcgaagtTAACAAGCTGTGTACTTGCTTAGAACAATGAAGTACTTGatctgaattatttttgcagGTGTATTTAGTGACACTCACTTACTGGCGATGATGTACAGTGGAGAAATGTGCTACTGGGGACTGCGTCACTGTGGAGAAGGGAAGCAGGAAAGCCTCGAGACGACAGATTCCGCCTCTAACCGTGACCTGGGCCGCAGATCACAGAGCGTGTTGCTGGATTTCCGAGAAATGGGCAAAACCATGTTAATGAAGTATGTGGCTGTATGTGAGGGACCTTTAAAAGGCCAAGGGTGGAACACAACGACTGCAACACAAATGTTGCGTTACTTCGTGACATCCCACAACTAAAATACGCCGCTTTGGCTGTGCTGGAAGAAACCTCGTCCCCGACGAGAACGCTTAGGGAGGTGGTCTCTGCTTCAGTGTCTGACGGTTCTTCTTACCAAAATGTATGCTTTTGTTGCATTAAAAACGTGCATTCAAAGAACTCCTGGAACACAGGTCGGAAGCCTAATCAAGTATTTCTAGTTAAAATAATGACTGCGTAACGAACTCGCACGCAAGGGTGATGGCGTGTCCTCCACGCTGGCGGAGCTGCCGGTCCCTCCGCCCCGCCTCGCCCACCGGCGCCGGCGCGTTAGGtccgaggggcggcggcggcggggctcggcggcatggcggccggcggggcggaggAGCGGGGCGGTTTGGAGGCCGGCGTGCGGGGTCGCCTGCGCGTCCTCCGGGAGCGCTGGACGCGGGGGAGCCGCGAACGCGGCGGTACCGCCGTGTTCGCGGCTCCCCCGCGTCCAGCGCTCCCGGAGGACGTGGAGGAGGTGAGCGCCCTGCAGGCTCTGCCGGTGAGTGATGCCCAGGCGGGGCTGGGGGGACGTGGGGGCGAGGAGGGAAGCTCGGCATCCCGCCTCTTGCATCTTCGCTGCTCGATTCCTGGGTCGTTCAACCGCTGCTCTCGACGGTTTTCAGATCGACGTGCAGCTGAACATCATGTCCTTCCTCTCGCCCCAAGATTTGTGCCATTTGGGAAGCACGAGTTGTTACTGGAGGGCGGCTGTGCAAGACCCGTTGTTGTGGAGGTATTTTCTCCTTAGGGATCTCCCCTTTTGGACATCCGTTGATTGGAAATCACTCCCAGATGTGGAAATTTTTAATAAAGCCTTTTCAGAGGTCAGCGATAGTGCGCTGTACGATTACATGGCAGTGTAAGTATCTTTGTATTCTCTTACAGCCTCGCTACAGCAGTAATATTCAGCCCACAGGCACGTTTCATATTTACAGCAGTAAAGCTGTGCTGTAAGCCGCTGCTTAAATTTTGATGCATCTCAAATCCATTGtttattttggaaatacagtTTCCTGTTGTTTGACAGTTTGGTCAGCTCTTTCTGTTTGGAATTCCACAAGAATGTAAAACGTTTTAAAAAAGTCAAAGCTAACGTTCTAAAAAAACTAAAGCTTTCTGTACGCTGCATGTCTACTATGCCACAGAAATAACAGTCATCTCAGAAACTGTGTGTACTGTTGATCTTGataaaaatgtgttctttgcTCTCAGTACAATGACAAATGATTTCTTAATAAAAGTACTAAGAAGCCTTCAAACTCCAGCAAATGGAATGAATCTTCGTTTTTTTCATCTTACCTGGAAGacctagggggggaaaaaaaagggtt from Aptenodytes patagonicus chromosome Z, bAptPat1.pri.cur, whole genome shotgun sequence harbors:
- the RIMOC1 gene encoding RAB7A-interacting MON1-CCZ1 complex subunit 1 yields the protein MAAAGCAEAGGAVFALRPRLAALGRRLAAPGGAGGDDTFLAKGSATLDKLKDLCNEGKEHPSALLQLYTQAVLDITYFEENQLVDEDFPEESSLQKVKELTCILSEPEDLVRECNVNEEPINILGAELLECLYWRKGALLYMYCHTAKERSEWLQENIAIFKKCLNDGVHYLMKMLSFRCPLQLNEDVSLQDKDTARLLSEGVFSDTHLLAMMYSGEMCYWGLRHCGEGKQESLETTDSASNRDLGRRSQSVLLDFREMGKTMLMKYVAVCEGPLKGQGWNTTTATQMLRYFVTSHN